TTGTACGAGACGAGGTCCCGCAGGGTGAAACCGTCGTGGCAGGTCACGAAGTTGACCGAGGCGAGCGGCCGCCGCCCGTCGTCCTGGTAGAGGTCGGAGGAGCCGGTCAGCCGGGAGGCGAACTCCGCGAGGGTGCGCGGCTCGCCCCGCCACAGATCCCGCACGCAGTCCCGGTACTTGCCGTTCCACTCGGTCCACAGCGGCGGGAAGTTGCCCACCTGGTAGCCCCCCTCGCCGACGTCCCAGGGCTCGGCGATCAGCTTCACCTGGCTGACCACCGGGTCCTGCTGCACCAGGTCGAAGAACGAGGACAGCCGGTCCACCTCGTGGAACTGGCGGGCCAGGGTGGCCGCCAGATCGAAGCGGAAACCGTCCACGTGCATCTCGGTCACCCAGTACCGCAGACTGTCCATGATCAGCTGGAGCACGTGCGGGGAGCGCATGAGCAGCGAGTTCCCGGTGCCCGTGGTGTCCATGTAGTAGCGGGGGTCGTCGGCGAGCCGGTAGTACGAGGGGTTGTCCAGGCCCCGCATGGAGAGGGTCGGGCCGAGGTGGTTGCCCTCGGCGGTGTGGTTGTAGACGACGTCGAGGATGACCTCGATGCCGGCCTGGTGCAGCGCCCGCACCGCCGACTTGAACTCCAGGACCTGCTGGCCCCGGTCGCCCCACGAGGCGTAGGCGTTGTGTGGGGCGAAGAAGCCGATCGTGTTGTAGCCCCAGTAGTTGGAGAGCCCCGCGTCGACCAGCCGGTGGTCGTTCACGAACTGGTGAACGGGCATCAGTTCGAGCGCTGTGACGCCGAGTTCCTTGAGGTGTCCGATCACCGAGGGGTGCGCCAGCCCCGCGTACGTCCCGCGCAGCTCCTCCGGAAGGTCCGGATGGAGCATCGTCAGGCCCTTCACATGGGCCTCGTAGATCACCGTGTGGTGGTACTCGGTACGCGGCCGCCGGTCGTCGCCCCAGTCGAAGTACGGGTTGACCACGACCGAGGTCATCGTGTGCGGGCCCGAGTCGAGGTCGTTGCGCGCGTCCGGCTTCCCGAAGGGGTAGCCGTACACCGCCTCGCCCCACTCGACCTGCCCCGACACCGCGCGCGCGTAGGGATCGAGGAGCAGTTTCGCCGCGTTGCAGCGGAGCCCGCGCTCCGGGGCGTACGGGCCGTGCACGCGGAACCCGTACCGCTGACCGGGCATCACGCCCGGCAGGTAGGCGTGCCGCACGAACGCGTCGGTCTCGCGCAGCTCCACCGCCGTCTCCGAGCCGTCGTCATGGAGCAGACACAGCTCGATCCTGTGGGCGGCCTCCGAGAAGACCGCGAAGTTGGTTCCCGCACCGTCATAGGTGGCGCCCAAGGGGTACGCCTGTCCCGGCCAGACCTGCATGGATACGACTCTTCCTCATCTGTCCGGGTTTTGTGGATGTTCTTCGGCCGAATCCTGCCCGAAAGAGGTGCAACCTCCTAGGACTTCGCCCCGTCCTACCGGGTGACCGCAGACCTAGAGGGGGAATGAGGGGGAAGTGTGTACGAAATAGCGCGCCGCCACCTGGGGAAGGTGGTGGCCGGAGCGGCCATGGCGGTGACGGGAACCGCCGTCGCGGTCGCGATCAGCCTGCCGGGTCAGGCGGGAGCGGACGACACGCCGGGCGGCCGCGCCGCCGTCGGGGCGGAGGCGGCCGGAGCCGCCGGATCGAACGGAGCCTCCGGTGGGACCGGAGAGCAGGGCGCGGACGGGACGCGGGACGGCGACGCGCGGGCCCAGGGGGCCACGCCCCCGCCGGCGACCGTGGCCCCCGCGGCCGCCGAGGGGGAGAAGGGCGTGGGGAGCGACCCGCTCACCGACGACGAGCTCGCCCGGGCCGAGGCGCTGGCGCTGACCCCGGCCGGTGCCGCCGCCCAGCAGAACGTCGAGGGCGGCCGGGGACCC
This sequence is a window from Streptomyces sp. NBC_00691. Protein-coding genes within it:
- the glgX gene encoding glycogen debranching protein GlgX; this encodes MQVWPGQAYPLGATYDGAGTNFAVFSEAAHRIELCLLHDDGSETAVELRETDAFVRHAYLPGVMPGQRYGFRVHGPYAPERGLRCNAAKLLLDPYARAVSGQVEWGEAVYGYPFGKPDARNDLDSGPHTMTSVVVNPYFDWGDDRRPRTEYHHTVIYEAHVKGLTMLHPDLPEELRGTYAGLAHPSVIGHLKELGVTALELMPVHQFVNDHRLVDAGLSNYWGYNTIGFFAPHNAYASWGDRGQQVLEFKSAVRALHQAGIEVILDVVYNHTAEGNHLGPTLSMRGLDNPSYYRLADDPRYYMDTTGTGNSLLMRSPHVLQLIMDSLRYWVTEMHVDGFRFDLAATLARQFHEVDRLSSFFDLVQQDPVVSQVKLIAEPWDVGEGGYQVGNFPPLWTEWNGKYRDCVRDLWRGEPRTLAEFASRLTGSSDLYQDDGRRPLASVNFVTCHDGFTLRDLVSYNDKHNEANGEGNRDGESHNRSWNCGAEGESEDVGIAELRARQTRNFLATLMLSQGVPMLSHGDEFGRTQGGNNNAYCQDNEVSWVRWPKENSEAEATLLRFTRAMVRLRRDHPVFRRRRFFHGRPVEGTHDELTDIAWFTPEGEEMTSRDWQAAHAQALTVFLNGNAISEPGTQGERIADDSFLLMFNASSEELEFAVPDSHGARWRTVVDTSDPEGMPPAEGPELVGGERVTLAPLSLTVLRRPA